One part of the Salinivirga cyanobacteriivorans genome encodes these proteins:
- a CDS encoding transposase gives MKKRKFTKEEKLQIIKEATEQGVNVTLEKHGIYPATYYGWKKKFETMGEAGFRHGMTPAQLKEIKRLEKENETLKKLLAEKELEGRLKDDMLKKKYAWARKKK, from the coding sequence ATGAAAAAAAGAAAATTCACCAAAGAGGAAAAGCTTCAGATTATAAAAGAAGCTACAGAACAAGGAGTTAACGTAACCCTTGAGAAACACGGAATTTATCCGGCCACATATTATGGTTGGAAGAAAAAATTCGAAACCATGGGAGAAGCTGGCTTTCGCCATGGGATGACCCCTGCTCAGTTAAAAGAGATTAAGCGTTTAGAAAAAGAAAACGAAACGCTGAAAAAGCTTTTAGCCGAAAAAGAACTTGAAGGGCGGCTCAAAGATGATATGCTAAAAAAGAAGTATGCCTGGGCGAGAAAAAAGAAATAG
- a CDS encoding helix-turn-helix domain-containing protein yields MTLGQHITALRKEKKLSQSELGKQAGTSGDLIGRYERDEVKPSIDVIIRIADALNVSIDYLVGKTTLELNQDMLKRFQEVSTLPENAKKQIYMVMDALIRDFKTGQAYAK; encoded by the coding sequence ATGACCTTAGGACAACATATAACTGCTTTAAGGAAAGAAAAGAAACTTTCACAAAGCGAACTTGGAAAGCAAGCAGGGACATCGGGAGATTTGATTGGCAGATATGAAAGAGATGAAGTAAAACCTTCTATTGATGTAATTATCCGCATTGCCGATGCCCTGAACGTTTCAATTGACTATTTGGTGGGCAAAACTACACTTGAACTAAATCAGGATATGTTAAAACGTTTCCAAGAAGTTTCTACGCTGCCAGAAAATGCAAAAAAACAAATCTATATGGTTATGGATGCCTTAATCCGCGACTTTAAAACCGGACAGGCATATGCTAAATGA
- a CDS encoding DDE-type integrase/transposase/recombinase: MGEKKEIVCKYIGFGLRRDIALSIAGVTKHQYYYKSLGKRPGRKPTSTTEKLEDGQKIIKNNSFVIKKIKNIQSDPDTDYGYRKMATALVLLGYLINHKKVYRLMKESQLLKTKYNRQPKTYARYRIVTPKGPLEVIEMDIKYIWITQARRYAFILTIIDTFTRAVLHWRVGFSMKSGDVKKAWEQVIIDHLQPADILTKGVHVEIRNDNGPQFGSKIIQSFFKENYLNQVFTHPYTPQENGHVESFHNILSKSLGNNNFWDIGQLTQRLTIFYEKYNNVRLHGSIANLPPRLFWEMWDKGLIIRKEYKNRKVRFYSKIPYYQLSGNESLREVPCLNRAALDEPSDLHRKVNGPVTPKQPSVKRSPSVVPC; this comes from the coding sequence CTGGGCGAGAAAAAAGAAATAGTTTGTAAATATATTGGGTTTGGACTTCGCAGAGATATTGCACTTTCCATTGCCGGAGTTACCAAGCACCAATATTATTATAAATCTCTTGGCAAACGGCCAGGCAGAAAACCCACCAGTACAACAGAAAAACTGGAGGATGGCCAAAAAATTATTAAAAACAACTCTTTTGTTATCAAAAAAATAAAAAACATACAGTCTGATCCGGATACAGATTATGGCTACAGAAAGATGGCAACAGCTTTAGTGTTGCTGGGATATTTAATTAACCACAAAAAAGTATATCGGCTGATGAAAGAGTCTCAATTATTAAAAACAAAGTATAATCGACAGCCAAAAACATATGCCAGATATCGAATAGTCACCCCGAAAGGCCCCCTGGAAGTAATCGAAATGGACATCAAATATATTTGGATTACCCAAGCACGCAGGTATGCTTTTATTTTGACTATTATAGACACATTTACACGAGCTGTTTTACATTGGAGGGTGGGATTTTCTATGAAATCAGGCGATGTTAAAAAGGCATGGGAGCAAGTAATTATTGATCATTTGCAGCCGGCTGATATATTAACTAAGGGTGTACATGTGGAGATCCGTAATGATAATGGGCCACAATTTGGCTCAAAAATCATCCAATCATTTTTTAAGGAAAATTATCTTAATCAAGTTTTTACACACCCGTATACCCCACAGGAAAATGGTCATGTGGAGAGTTTTCACAACATTTTATCAAAATCGCTTGGCAATAATAACTTTTGGGATATTGGGCAATTAACACAACGACTTACAATATTTTATGAAAAATACAACAACGTCCGACTACACGGCTCTATTGCAAACCTTCCACCTCGTTTATTTTGGGAAATGTGGGATAAAGGATTAATAATTCGTAAAGAATACAAAAACCGAAAAGTCAGGTTTTACTCCAAAATCCCCTACTACCAGCTATCGGGGAATGAGAGCCTGAGGGAAGTCCCTTGCTTAAATCGGGCGGCTCTCGATGAGCCGTCAGATTTACATAGAAAGGTGAACGGGCCCGTTACACCAAAACAACCATCGGTAAAAAGGTCACCTTCGGTCGTCCCTTGCTAA
- a CDS encoding CHC2 zinc finger domain-containing protein has protein sequence MQIPDIKKRLPIMSVLAHYGIKIDKNDHIKCPFHKDDKPSCKIYTDTNTYNCFGCRKTGDVIQFIQDKENCNKHAALKIATELANGGTTENNQNTEVMGISSGKASVKEAENFAELFNRQKDGLPRSHKAQEYLKNRGLEQLQEVGYNSGVNWKKLKQCITFPLKDKSGNIVSLYGRRITESNGYNAEFGKHYYTENRKGLYPGCPDANTETLIITEAIIDCASLQLVINNEQLAMKGISVLTAYGTNGLTAEHIEAIKQLKNLQEIIFFFDGDIAGKEGIIKSTEKLQHLKCKITAVPTPDGEDVNSMFITYGKEAILQLIEERQPANPESNQSSGNQINIPIEVQTQCIASQRLKTDLPNKIIHQTPTARYIIKGTLPKTFDRMLVSLDVQHLETAIKYRCRLDLYEEKQTRKEAREASEKLDLRSDLVESDLSELTDLLEEYRDNQLQQTTEENSNDKALSLPEQAKCKAFLKKQNLIEHLNDLIGQSGIVGEENNRLFLFIIGTSHKMPGTLHALIQGSSGSGKTHLLSKIAALMPPERVVKFTRVTENSFYNYDEYYFQGKLVCLEDIDGLKEEALFAWRELISNEQLSSSTSQKDENGNIRSAQRIVRGPMASICATTHGQIYEDNMSRMFIVAVDESSGQTQKIMNYQSKTASGTIEKKQEVEAKEFLQNCIRILKPLKVINPYADKIKLPPQAHKIRRLHELFLSFVKQVTLIHQYQRKRDDRGRIITEPEDLKTAVEIMFDSIFLKVDELDGSLRQFFEQLKAYVLAKENPQNYEFMQREIRHSLNLSKSATHRYLNNLLELEYLSVTGGYQNKGLRYKVSYWDNVVKLREQIKEYLNNQLDKL, from the coding sequence ATGCAAATCCCCGACATCAAAAAACGGCTACCTATAATGAGTGTTTTGGCGCATTATGGCATTAAAATCGATAAGAACGACCATATCAAATGCCCGTTCCATAAGGACGACAAACCCAGCTGCAAGATTTATACAGACACTAACACTTACAACTGCTTTGGCTGCAGAAAAACCGGCGATGTGATACAGTTTATCCAGGACAAAGAGAATTGCAACAAACACGCTGCCCTGAAAATAGCCACGGAACTGGCCAATGGCGGCACAACAGAAAACAACCAAAATACTGAAGTTATGGGGATTTCTTCAGGTAAGGCTAGCGTGAAGGAGGCCGAAAACTTTGCCGAACTATTTAACAGGCAAAAAGACGGCCTCCCACGCAGCCATAAAGCACAGGAGTATCTCAAAAACCGTGGGCTGGAACAATTACAAGAAGTTGGCTATAACTCAGGAGTAAACTGGAAAAAGCTCAAACAGTGCATTACGTTCCCATTGAAAGACAAAAGCGGAAACATTGTAAGCCTGTACGGCAGGAGAATAACAGAAAGCAATGGTTATAACGCAGAATTTGGCAAACACTACTACACCGAAAACCGCAAAGGACTTTACCCGGGTTGTCCGGATGCAAATACAGAAACGTTAATCATCACCGAGGCTATTATCGACTGTGCCAGTCTCCAATTAGTAATTAATAATGAGCAATTAGCAATGAAAGGCATCTCCGTATTAACCGCCTATGGTACTAATGGACTTACTGCAGAGCATATCGAAGCAATAAAACAATTAAAAAACTTACAAGAAATTATTTTCTTTTTTGATGGTGATATAGCCGGAAAAGAAGGTATAATTAAAAGCACCGAAAAACTACAGCACCTAAAATGCAAGATTACAGCCGTGCCAACGCCCGATGGCGAAGACGTAAACAGTATGTTCATAACTTATGGCAAAGAAGCCATATTGCAACTCATCGAAGAACGGCAGCCTGCCAATCCAGAATCTAATCAATCATCTGGCAATCAAATAAATATCCCTATAGAAGTACAGACGCAATGCATTGCGTCTCAACGGTTAAAAACAGATCTTCCCAACAAGATAATCCACCAAACCCCCACCGCCCGTTACATTATCAAAGGCACTTTACCGAAAACTTTTGACAGAATGCTGGTGAGTTTGGACGTGCAGCATTTGGAAACCGCCATAAAATACCGCTGCCGATTAGATTTATACGAAGAAAAGCAAACAAGGAAAGAAGCAAGAGAAGCAAGCGAGAAACTGGATTTGCGCAGCGATTTGGTGGAAAGCGACTTATCAGAACTAACCGATTTACTGGAAGAATACAGAGATAATCAACTGCAACAAACCACCGAAGAAAACTCAAACGACAAAGCTTTAAGCTTACCGGAACAAGCGAAGTGTAAAGCGTTCCTGAAAAAACAAAACTTGATAGAACATCTTAACGATTTGATCGGCCAATCGGGCATCGTAGGCGAAGAGAACAACCGATTGTTTTTGTTCATTATTGGCACGAGCCACAAAATGCCCGGCACGCTGCATGCGCTGATACAAGGCAGTTCGGGCAGCGGAAAGACGCACCTTTTGAGCAAGATAGCGGCACTAATGCCACCGGAACGGGTGGTTAAATTTACCCGCGTTACGGAAAACAGTTTTTACAACTACGATGAATATTATTTTCAAGGGAAACTGGTTTGTTTGGAAGACATCGACGGACTGAAAGAAGAAGCCTTGTTTGCCTGGCGCGAGCTGATCAGCAACGAACAACTCAGCAGCTCCACCAGTCAAAAGGATGAAAACGGAAACATTAGAAGTGCTCAACGAATTGTTAGAGGTCCAATGGCCAGCATCTGCGCCACTACGCACGGACAAATTTACGAGGACAACATGAGCCGTATGTTTATTGTGGCCGTGGATGAAAGCAGCGGGCAAACACAAAAGATTATGAACTACCAAAGCAAAACCGCCAGCGGAACGATAGAAAAAAAGCAGGAAGTTGAAGCAAAGGAATTTTTGCAAAACTGCATCCGCATATTAAAGCCTTTAAAAGTAATAAACCCCTATGCCGACAAGATAAAACTCCCACCCCAAGCCCATAAAATAAGGCGTTTACACGAACTGTTTTTGAGTTTTGTAAAACAAGTGACCTTAATCCACCAATACCAGCGCAAGCGAGATGACCGGGGCAGAATTATCACCGAACCCGAAGACCTGAAAACAGCCGTAGAGATCATGTTCGACAGTATTTTTTTGAAAGTGGACGAGTTGGACGGCTCATTGCGGCAGTTCTTTGAGCAGCTGAAGGCGTATGTTTTGGCAAAAGAAAACCCGCAAAACTATGAATTCATGCAACGGGAAATCCGGCATAGTCTAAACCTTAGTAAATCGGCTACACACCGATATTTAAACAATCTTTTAGAGTTAGAATATCTTTCGGTTACAGGTGGTTATCAAAATAAGGGATTACGTTATAAAGTATCGTATTGGGACAATGTTGTAAAGTTGCGTGAGCAGATTAAAGAATATCTTAACAATCAATTAGATAAGCTCTAA